AGTACCATTTGTGCTGCATGGTGGAAGTAGCATCATGCAAGGGGTTTCTTCAGGGCAGTAGTGACAGGCAGTTAGCTTTCCATTCAATCTAACACAAGAAATGGGAAGTACTGCCCAAATCCAGGTCTGCAAAGCTAATGGAGACCAAAGTGGCGAATCCTCCTAACACCACAAACACTGAACAGCACTGAATGAAGGTTTCGGAGTACTTTAAgcatcttttgtgtgtgtgttaggtcgTGTGGTGAATGTCTCCAGCATGATTGGTGCCAGTGGGTTAAAACAATGCAGCCCAGAGCTCCAGCAGCGTTTCCGCAGCGAGGACATCACAGAGGACGAGCTGGTGGTACTGATGCAGCGATTTGTCAGTGAGGCCAAGAAAGGCGAACACATACAACGTGGCTGGCCTGACATGGCGTATGCAGTGTCTAAGATTGGAGTGACGGTACGACTGAAAAGTTTGTCTATGAGGTCTTAAAATGAGTAAAATTGAAGGACATGTCAGATATTTCACACTCATGACAACCTGCAAACCAACTGTTTCAAACCAGTGCCCAAAAGATTTATTAAAGTTTGAATGAAATGCTTCTTTGGTTCCACCTTCTTGGAGACTCTGattataaatgtgtgtttgtttgtgttttaaggtGCTGTCCATGATTCACGCTCGTCGTCTGTCCAAGGAGAGACCGAATGACGGGGTAACTAATTAAAATATAAGAACTTAAAatcaaattgcaaaaaaaactgTCCCCATCTTGCTCAGGGTTCCCGTTTGTTGTAATAGATTAAACAGTGTGGTGTTATGTATTTTAAGtgtttgttttatcttttgaagtctcattttcatcactgatatggatttgtttttcttttttgcaggtCTTGGTGAATGCTTGCTGTCCAGGATGGGTGCGCACTGACATCGCTGCACCAGGTGCCCCAAAGTCACCAGACGAGGGCGCCATCACTCCGGTGTACCTGGCCCTGCTTCCTCCAGGAGCCGTCGAGCCTAATGGAAAATACGTCTCTGACAAGGAAGTTCAGCCATGGTGAAAGAGAGTTGAGTGTGTGATGACATATAAGAATAAATTTTTTTCATGCAAattctgtttgatttttgtgtaaaattgaTATTATATTGATCTTCTCAGAAATAAATATGTGATATGTAAGGCATTCATATCATACATTATACAGTACCAACAAAAACCCATGTCACATAATCAAAACCAAcatgtgtgcttgtttgtgtgtgttttgggattCAAATAATCAATGTAAAAATTTAGTTATACATTTGAATGCCTTTtaacatgtaaaaaataaacttgCTTTAGCTGGATAtagctacatttttttaaatcaaagaaaataaaatgctttttattaagattttactctgattttctgttgtaataataaataaagcatgCACTGGCTCTTAATTTTAAGGGCTCCTGTATTTCCCTCTGGCTGAAATGCTGATGTGGATTGAAGCCTTTATAAAACTTATTTAGAAACAAAGTTTCCAAAGAATAACTGGAGAAGAGCAGAATtcgatgcaggctgtttattacaTACGGGttcaacaaaacctaaaacccaaAAACCTAACTCCCTCATTAGTCATTAGTGCAGGTCTCTCCTTGTTACAGGTCTGACAGAGCTGATCCATAATGTGGTCACATCTAACTTTGGATAATTGCCAAACAGTGAGCTTAAGGTCAGCATGGTAGCTGCTGTTATGGCATTTAACACTGAGATGGTTTTTGCAGCATCACTtaaacttttgtcatttcactAAGCTAAAAGTCATATTGTGGTGTAGAataggtcacacacacacacagtacccaTGCTGTATGTGTTTTGCTTATCAGGGCAGTGGTAGGGCAGGACCACAAAGGAAGCTAAAGCATAAACATCCTGTCCtggcaaaaacacaaactttgtTCTAAGCCTTATACTTTTTTATGTGAGTATGTGCTACAACTGCAGTCACATCCTTGAACTTTGACTCTCTTGCTGAACGTGTAGCTGCAGCAGAGAATTGTGGGTCCGAATGGGCAGAAAGGCTCGCTGGTTTTCATACTGCAGAATGCGACCAGACGCAATAAAACAGATCTGCTTCGATTGTGGAGACTCTTTTGTGTGCGATTTGACGGTTGACTCGAGGCTGGCGGCAGAAAACTGGATTAagattaaggtgccgtttacacgaagccgctttcactggaaacggtgtcgttttgatgcgtttcagcctttcgtttacacgatggcgtttcagaaacgatccgcgtttacacgaggacatgtgaaacgatgaaaacgatgtagttcccatgccaggccacaagttggcgttggttttctctttgcagtttgtttacgcaagacgcgcatgcgtggagtgacacagtaggtagtgcggcaaattgttcattacttacaaaacggccaatgtgagaggttttgtgtggaccgatgatgaggttggatcgctgctgcacacaacgctgaattacaaaacggtaaaaacacaggaaaagcataagaagcactcgtgaatccgcgagtactgtttatcagtttgcgcgtgcgcgaaaaactggccgtcgcaaccatagtgcgcatgtgcgagtcgagcgttttcaaatcaccccggtttcaagtgtttacacgaaaacgcaagccggtgcgtttctgaaacgctccactctggaccccgtttctgaaacacatcgttttcactctgttttcgtgtaaacagaagggcgaaacgcatcaaaacgacaccgtttcaaaatgaaaacggtctcgtgtaaacggcacctaaatcAGCTACAGCCTGGAATGTTGCTTTGCATGAGGGTAACTGGGCGTGGTCATTTTTTTGTACCATTCAACATATGGTGCTTAAACAGCAGGTTGGTACTTGCAGGTTGAACTAAAGAAGAGATATTACAAAATCCCAGCTTCTTAGACTGTGCAGAtaaaacaaacactgttttcAGATTCTCAGAAACGTTAGTGTAAACTTACACATCCTCCACAACCTGCACAGCTTGCTTCTGCACTGGCTGCTGGACCCACCCAAAAGTGTGTTTAAAAGTGAAATCCATCCATAGGTGGTGCAGTAGAGACAGGATAAAGCAATGTACAGAATATCATTGATGTACTTTTTAAGGAAAATTTAGTCATACTCCTTTAATATGGGCTAACTTAAAGCAGTGAAATAGAAACCTGCGGATGAGGTGTGCCATGACATTTTGCACTCTCTGCTCTATGCGACctttactgccaaaagtatttgttcatctgctttcacacacatatgaacttgagttacagtctctgctctaattcatcccaaaggtgttcgatcaggctgaggtcaggactctgtgcaggccagtcaagttcttccacaccaaactggctcatccatgtctttatggagctgctttgtgctctggtgtgcagtcatgttggaacaggaggggaccatccccaaactgttcctacaaagttgggagcatcaaaatgtcccaaatgtcttggtctgctgaagcattaagagttcctttcactggaactaaggggccgagcccaactcctgaaaaacaccccagcaccataaccccccccctccaccaaactttacacttgcagtcagacaggtactgttctcctggcaaccaccaaacccagactcatctatCAGATTGctagatggagaagtgtgattcatcccccccagagaacacatctccactgctctagagtccagtggcagtgtgctttacaccactgcatccaacacttcacagtgagcttggtgatgtaaggcttggatgcagctgccttgccatgaaaacccattccacgaagctctctatgcaaagttggtgacctctatgtgcctcagcacctgctgaccctgctctgtgattttatgtggcctaccactttatggctgagttgctgtcgttcccaatcgcttccactttgttataatctcactaacagctgactggaatatttagtagcaagaaCATTCCCTGActgaacttgttgcacaggcatcatcctatcacggtaccacgctggaattcactgagctcctgagagcgacccattctttcacaaatgtttgtagaagcagtctgcatgcctaggtggttggtttatacacctgtggccgtaaaagtgactggaacacctgaatccaatgatttggatgggtgagtgaatccTTACAGTATAGTGTATGTGAAAGTCATGAAGGGCACTAAAAACCACTTCAGTTTTCATCTCCCATAAGTTGCAGCTCTAATGCACACAGGTCTGAACCTGCCGGGATGAGGgagcacaaaaaaacaatataaaggTAGAAAGTTGAATAATTCTTCAGTCATTTTCACTCAACAGAACTTTCCACattgtgatttgatgcttttGCAAAGGTTATAACAAAATATCTCAAAGacaataacagaaaacaaacccTCTGACAGCATATGTGCACAGTTGGTGACTTAACAGATTGTAGCTACACTAAACAAAATCCCACGTGACAGCGAAAGGACATTCAACTGTACAGTTTTTACTGCATGCATAATTTCCTGGAATGAGAAAgatgatatttattttttccattaatgAATTTTCCTATTTAGGGCTCTCAAGAAAACATGATATAACAGCTTTCATTATGATTTTCATTCAGTGAAGCTGGAACTACTCAAAACGTTTCCTATTTAACTTGCTAAATTactgttaattaaaaataattataaaacacATGGCTATAGACACAATTCTACCCCATCAAACTCTTGTACAAGAGTTAAACCCATTATAAGCTGCCTGTGATGAAGACGTTAAGAAATGAGTGGCTTTGCTTACTTAGCTGTCTCCATAACACGGGATTTCAGTCAAAGATGGGATCCAAATGATGGAGGAGAATTTTGAAAATTTATTCAAAGatctgttttctatttttttcaattaaactttttttttttttggcttcttgaATAAGACCTCCTGCTTCTGGTCTAATGTcgtgaaatattttaatttattcaaatGCACCCAGaaagaatgtttttaaaaagggcGGTCTTCCGGGTATGCGCGGTATTGCTGCGCAGAAAGAACCTGTCGTGCCAAAGTAGTTATCCCCGATATAATTTGTATCCCCGCCCTCGAGAGCGCGCAGAGGAGGCGGAGCCAGTTGCCATCCAAAGCAAGCTCTTACGTGGTTCTGTAAGCTACTTTTTCATAGTGTGTATTCGCTCCAATAAACCTAAAACggtgaaaaacaaaagtaagtAAATTGAATGAATTTTAATACAAATTTCAGGACATTGCAGTGTACTACTAGTTTAAACTGCACTACACACACTGTGTTTCTCCGTCTGCCAACATCTGTGCCCCCCTGCTAGATAGTCACCGTGCCTGTGGTCATTTCTGGGGAAAATGTCGAGGTCGTAAACCAGTATAAATATCTGGGAACGACCCTTGACGATAAGCTGAACTTTGAAGCCCACGTAGATTTACTCTGCAAAAAGGCCCATCAGAGGATGCACTTTTATCGGAAGCTCCGTGGATTTTACattcataaaaatgtttcacttttgttttattgagtctgttcttACATTTAATCTTATCTGCTGGTTCGGATTTTTAAATGCTAAGAACAGGAATAAGCTGCTAGGAGTTGTAAAGGTGTGTAGAAAAACTGCTGGCACAGCCTTAATCAACCTCGCTGACTTACAAAAAGTGAGGTCAGTGAAAAAGGCCAGACTGATCCTAGCAGACCCACaccacccactgcaccaggagTTTAAGTTGCTTCCCTCTGGATGCAGATATCAGGTCCAAAGATGCAGGACAAATAGATTACGAGAATCTTTTTGTTCCATCAGCAATTaggtttttaaatcatttgttgTGATTCTATGcatttttatgtatgttttacggtataaatttaattttatcttTGTTGTACTGCTGGCTGTGGAAATAATTGCCCCCTTGGGGATAATAAAGATCTttgaattcaattgaattgCTATAATGCACCCTTATTGTCCTACCATGACTGCTTTTAGTTGATGAATCAAGCAGAGTATGCCTAATAATCTGCGTGATTTTCAAAATGATTCCTTTGTCCTACCAAAAGCTAGAGGGGGATACACATTTTATCaggctgtgtgtctccctctgccaaaatctgtgCCCCCCTGCTATAATGCACCCTTATTGTCCTACCATGACTGCTTTTAGTTGATGAATCAAGCAGAGCACTCTTTTCATTGAGGGTTTAATTTTGCAAATCCCTAATACTTAAAACTATAGAccacaaattaatcagtatctTTCTCAGTAACAGAGAGTGTCATAATTTTGCAAGCATGTTTTGGCTAACCTTTAGTGGGCCTTTTCAACTTTTTGCTAACATCCTAGGCCACGTGTTATTTTCCTCCTCAATTATGCAAATCAATGACGTTTTGTGTTAGACTTGACTTTTTGCAGCAACTGCGCGTTAGAGCTAGCgaaaacaatttttttgtatctttttcatCTAATAACCAACACTGTAAGAGGATGGAACCAGAAGAATACAAAAATTTGGTTTTGTATAAACTAAAAGGCGAGTACCCTTTGCTTCTCACGAAAAAGGAGAAATTCCTTCTCCGAAGAAAAGCTGCCCTCTACGACATTAAAGGTaataatttttgtttgtttgtttgttgtttatagATTCAGTGTGACTTGTGTTTGCGGTGGTTGCAAAGGTTCTTACCAGTCTACTACAGAGCCATAAACTctgtttaaaattaatattttgtaatataATTGTATGTTTCGGGATTTTGctttactgaataaaacaatgtacagtaatccctcacgtatcgcgggtgttacgttccaggaccacgtGAAAAGCACAGTAGGCCGTATTTCATCTACCCCTTTCTCCCTCACGTCATCATCAAGTAGtctttaaaaatccttttttattttgttcaaccaaataaaatgaaagttgctgagatgcagcagcagcagcagcactggtcACCATGGCAGTGGGTTTATGGCCTAAAACTGTGGTTGGAGTAAATGAAGAAGCCAGGCCGTCACCATCAGTGGGTGGAGGGCCTGCTGAAGAAGCAAGTGTCCAGGGAGGTAAAGTCCACTCCCTCCCTCTTTATCTCCTGCTTCTTTAATGGAgataaagtttcttttttttttttggacacagtACGCATCCCAAACATGTGCGTGAGCCCCCTAACACTAGCACAATAATTATTGCTTCAGCACTCATCTGGGAGCGGGACTGTGAACAAATGCTACAAATAGTGGGAGAGAAGTGTTATTACCAAGAGGAGACTgtcaggcagagagagagagagagggacaggAAGGAGACAACAaaaggtgtgtgtctgtgtgtgtgtgaggacacCTACATTAAACATAGCATTctccttattaaaaaaaagacatgaaaaagcTCCGGCTGCTTCATTCTCCACTGGTTTTTGGATACTTCAAAGCTTTTAGTGAAGCTGTATattgatgttttctttttcttggtaGGATCCAGTGCTCTGTGTTCAGAACTGTTCAGTGCGCACCTGTGTACACACTCCTGTGTGTTATGTCTCATTattgaagaaataaaaaagttgGCTATGACGCACCAAACACTCGTGCCCAGGAGTCTGTGTGCCTGTGAGTGCCAGAGGTGGCCCACATTAGGCCCAGATGTGTCTATCTGGAACAGCTTGGTAAAAAAATCAGCAGCTTAAAAACTACAAATATTTCTGTCTCGCTGCTGTGCAAGTTAAAAAAGAGTCCAAAGCTTGGCTTCTAGTAATGATTACATCAGTGAGTCAGCTTTATGTAACTAAAGTAGTATCCTGCAGGTCATCTCTGAAAgctaaaatcaaatattttaaatgttgatGGGCTGAAAAGTTAACTAGCAGTAGATCTGTTCAGGATTGTTTGCAACAATCCTGAAAAATCCTGTTCAGTTTATTTAGCTAGAAGTTTGCATCACAGCTTAACAGTCATCCCAGTGCTGATGGTGTGACCTGAGGAAGCAGTGAAGGCTCTGTCCTCAGAGGGGCTGAAGGCCTTGTTTCATCAACTGGACATCGACGACTTGAACAGCATCAAAACTGCTGCTGCCTACTTTAAAGAGAAGTACGGCGGAGTGGACATTCTCATCAATAATGCTGGAATAGCATTCAAAGGTAGAATTAGAACGATGCACACATGAAGTTAAGCTACAACACTACCACCAGTACTGACACCACCACTACTTCTTTTTATCCCATGTGAAACATAAAGCTGCCACTAGGACAAAAAAGTAGGTTCTGTGATTGTTGCAGTTTCTGTAGCAAAAGGTTGTTTATGTGGTTGTTAGCCCCTCACACAGTCATTTGTCTGGCTTCTTGTCTTTGACCAGTCTGACATGTTGTACACGTTTACAGCCGAGGGCCCCGGGGTCCTCAAAGCGTGCAGACCTGCCCACCATCACGAGGCAGGATGTCATTAATACCACTGTGGCTCCCGTTTAGACGCActggaaaaatcctggaagtgAAATGAGCTCCAGCATCATCAATCTTTAATTAGGATTTAAAACATAAGCTGCTTTTACACCTGAGCAACAGGACAGGTCAGGACATTGTCCAAAGTTGTCCTTTCATGAACAGCAGAAAGGGCAACTTTGTCCTTTCCAGCAGGAAGTACAACCATCAACCATCATTTTGGCAGGTATCCTAAGCAAAGTGGGTGCAGGAGGCGGGACACAGGAGTCGCTGGCTGTGGATTCAGACTGTTTCACAATGGGACACACATGTAGACTTTGTACTGGGGAGCTGAAAGGTCAAAAACTGTTTAATGTCTAATCCAGCTTTCTGTGCTCTGTATTGTTTAACTTCCTAAATCTTGCCcctgaaaaatattaaatgaaatgaaaaatgcaaaactgtCATAACTGATCAGctccagaaaaaacaaactatttgcACTCTTGCAAATCTTCCCAAGCTACTTTTCCTTTCCCCCACTTTTAGTCTTTTTCTTTGTATGAGTGGTTATGAatgcagtggcgcaaaaagggggtatgcactatatgcaatgcataggggcgccgcacaagaggggggcgccaaaacgatgtgggaaaatatttctctagttgcattttctgtatttaacagctgtgcatatgacatgatcaataacagaggcgcggcgctgattaggcgcccctgcgctccttcacctcccctcctcctgtcccatttaaagacagtcggtaagttatgtcatagaagtcttgtattttataagtccatgaataagtgatctgcacacatgaacacagtaaacgttGAGAGGAGGCGGATGGcgcgttgtgtgtgtgtgtgtgtgtgtgtgtgtgtgtgtgtgtgtgtgtgtgtgtgtgtagtgttctaGCTAGTGGTTGATCCCAAGGCGCCGCGCCAGGCTGAgacgcttcactttcggagctctgctgtctctgcatttagcaaacaggatttatttaaatcagtaaaataaatttgaatggccagaatacagcagcttttttcctcaacacattaaataaaatataaaattatattattcttcaaaaatcacattaggaaaaatgaatatatttcaaactgaatttctgtgcttcacagtcggaaaaacgctgcataaactgcagtgtgtccagtttatcagcaaatagcGCAGCCGCAAACACAGCGCTGGAGACAAGTTATCACGCGGTCCAGTCCCCAAAGCTGCAGGGACACATTATGATGCTTCATGAGAAAAGTCGACtctcagccacctttcatcccggagccctgctgaggcttttccttcactttctatgaattgacagatttcctcaggcagctcatcgcacctgtgtaataaggcgcgtcaccaaattcagaagctatttactccagaaaagactgaaactgcctcttacaaagttccctgtctgtgttatggtgtttatgacgcgttctgtcttcaggactttgctgcgcggcgtttcctgctgtgtgacgcagtgatgcactctcagctcacctgtgcaggtctcctcttcatcttttccgtatctgtcccaccaatccgctctttcccCGGagcgcaagtgaggaaaagagacagatggtttacctccgatgtcagcgttcaggtcttttgccttccacctgtttggaaaatccctgttttccacttttcgttgGGTCAttttttggggagtcaggcagcttaaatgtcactgtaaaaagtgctgaccgatgttttatctgctgatcactgatcaaccGGCAATAGGGAAAACGGGTTAgcgcacagttcttggcctgccggcagctgctgcagtgcgtggaatttgtagtataagtggtgggagcacatttacccgcgggctattaataatagctgaatgaaatcatcttgctggctgtataaaattagatcgtgggccggaagtggcccgtagaccttgagtctgacacacgtgacatagagaaaaactgcagtacggaagttaaaatgggcagatgaattgttagtatgaaaaattatttattatccgattacttgattaattgatggaataattgatacaATACTCGATTCtgaaaataatcgatagctgtattcagaaagccatagtcaaacattagttttcagcaccagtggagctgtgaaaggccttaaAATGACATGAACCT
This is a stretch of genomic DNA from Archocentrus centrarchus isolate MPI-CPG fArcCen1 chromosome 15, fArcCen1, whole genome shotgun sequence. It encodes these proteins:
- the LOC115793176 gene encoding carbonyl reductase [NADPH] 1-like — encoded protein: MSTKVAVVSGSNKGIGLAIVRALCKQFKGDVYLTSRDVGRGEEAVKALNSEGLKPKFHQLDINDLNSIKTAAAYFKEKYGGVDILINNAGIAFKASDPTPFGVQAEVILKTNFLATRDMSTHFLPLVRAGGRVVNVSSMIGASGLKQCSPELQQRFRSEDITEDELVVLMQRFVSEAKKGEHIQRGWPDMAYAVSKIGVTVLSMIHARRLSKERPNDGVLVNACCPGWVRTDIAAPGAPKSPDEGAITPVYLALLPPGAVEPNGKYVSDKEVQPW